The Vibrio nitrifigilis genome window below encodes:
- a CDS encoding hydrogen peroxide-inducible genes activator, whose product MNKWPSLKQLHYLITLHETRHFSDAAQRCFVSQSTLSKGIQNLEELIGCALYEKKDKKTPLVFTQAGEEVVKLGRELLAKGQDLVELGKLCQGNLMEGQLKLGCIPTIAPFLLGDLVQEINLRFPKLHLLLREDTTTNLLMALRSGELDVLVLALPVDIGEMDSRIVGQDPFRMVISRNQANSIRVPIKYDDLPDQSVFLLENEHCLTEHAVSACKLTDKEKINPFTATSLHTLVQMVANGLGTTFIPQMAIDHGLLDNQNLVVVDPPGQKAYRNIGLVWRPSSSRTNTFNQLADVVSGLL is encoded by the coding sequence ATGAATAAGTGGCCAAGTTTAAAGCAACTGCACTACCTCATCACCTTACATGAAACCCGCCATTTTAGCGATGCGGCGCAGCGATGTTTTGTTAGCCAATCGACCCTAAGTAAAGGGATCCAAAACCTAGAAGAACTGATTGGTTGTGCGCTTTACGAGAAAAAGGATAAAAAAACGCCTTTAGTCTTTACTCAGGCTGGTGAAGAAGTCGTTAAGTTGGGAAGAGAGTTATTAGCGAAAGGTCAGGATCTCGTTGAGCTGGGGAAATTATGCCAAGGCAATTTGATGGAAGGTCAGCTAAAACTCGGCTGTATTCCAACGATTGCGCCATTTTTGCTTGGTGACCTTGTACAAGAAATTAATCTACGTTTTCCTAAATTGCATCTTCTGTTACGTGAAGATACAACCACCAATTTATTGATGGCGTTACGTTCTGGTGAATTGGATGTATTGGTTTTAGCATTACCTGTTGATATTGGTGAGATGGACAGTCGTATTGTTGGACAAGATCCATTTCGGATGGTGATTAGCCGTAATCAGGCTAATTCAATTCGTGTTCCGATAAAGTATGATGATTTACCCGATCAATCAGTATTCCTGTTAGAAAATGAACACTGTCTGACTGAGCATGCGGTTTCTGCATGTAAACTAACCGATAAAGAAAAGATCAACCCATTTACGGCGACGAGCTTACATACCCTAGTTCAAATGGTAGCCAATGGCCTAGGGACGACATTTATTCCACAAATGGCGATTGATCATGGTTTGTTAGATAACCAAAATTTGGTCGTGGTTGATCCTCCAGGCCAAAAGGCGTATCGCAATATCGGTTTAGTATGGCGTCCTAGTTCCTCAAGAACCAATACATTTAATCAATTGGCGGATGTTGTTTCTGGGCTTCTATAG
- a CDS encoding peroxiredoxin, whose protein sequence is MVLVGRKAPDFTAGAVLGNGEIVDSFNLSDYIKGKKAVVFFYPLDFTFVCPSEIIAFDKRLADFQEKGCEVIGVSIDSVFSHNAWRNTSVDKGGIGEVKYPLVADTTHEVVSAYDVVDPNGPGIALRGSFLIDEEGVVRHQVINDGPLGRNIDEMLRMVDALAFHQEHGEVCPAQWEKGKSGMKASPDGVASYLAEHTADLDKK, encoded by the coding sequence ATGGTACTAGTAGGTCGCAAAGCCCCTGACTTTACTGCTGGAGCTGTTCTAGGCAACGGTGAAATCGTTGATTCATTCAACCTTTCTGATTACATCAAAGGTAAGAAAGCTGTTGTATTTTTCTACCCACTAGACTTCACTTTCGTTTGCCCATCTGAAATCATCGCATTCGACAAACGTCTAGCTGACTTCCAAGAAAAAGGCTGTGAAGTAATCGGTGTTTCAATCGACTCTGTATTCTCTCACAACGCATGGCGTAACACTTCTGTAGATAAAGGCGGTATCGGTGAGGTTAAATACCCACTTGTTGCTGATACTACTCACGAAGTTGTTAGCGCTTACGATGTTGTTGATCCAAATGGTCCTGGCATTGCACTTCGCGGTTCTTTCCTAATCGACGAAGAAGGCGTTGTTCGTCACCAAGTAATCAACGATGGTCCTCTTGGTCGTAACATCGATGAAATGCTACGTATGGTTGACGCACTAGCATTCCACCAAGAACACGGTGAAGTATGTCCTGCACAGTGGGAAAAAGGTAAATCAGGTATGAAAGCTTCTCCAGACGGCGTTGCATCTTACCTAGCTGAACACACAGCTGACCTAGATAAAAAATAA